The following proteins are co-located in the Gossypium hirsutum isolate 1008001.06 chromosome A02, Gossypium_hirsutum_v2.1, whole genome shotgun sequence genome:
- the LOC107943728 gene encoding ubiquitin domain-containing protein DSK2b isoform X2 — MDRYIIYFKPFVTVFVVHPVFLTLNESVLSLRIYIGCFGIGLVAEVGRFLSEGQVTMGGGDINASKEAASKDVGDAVTVSISCSSGSKFSVQTNLDSTVDSFKALLARNCGVPADQQRLIYKGRILKDDQTLRSYGLEADHTVHLVRSVAPRAPPPTTNAAGSIGSGALNTSQTNTTAVDLDDAGALGAGGAGLGASLFPGLGDSAGLFGAGLPNFEQLQQQLTRNPNIMREISNIPAVQNLMNNPEILYNLIMNNPQTREIIDRNPELAHILNDPSVLRQTFEAARNPELMREVMRNTDRAMSNIESSPEGFNMLRRMYETVQEPLLNATTMTGTTGNGGSNLFSSLLGTQGGNQARDGSTNHSTSDSGTTPNANPLPNPWSSSEAGGSQTNTRRSDPGADARPQAPAGLGGPGLPAFEGLFGAMQDSNSLNQLMQNPAISQMMRSLLSSPQYLNQVLSLSPQLQNMLGSNSQPRETMQNSQFLRQLTSPEMMQQLLTLQQTLFSQLSRPQSTQEPAQTGGGAATFHSVLMKDVFQILIAHLCSLCLFQFNRRGEDKKQILFY; from the exons ATGGATCGCTATATCATCTACTTTAAACCATTTGTAACAGTCTTTGTTGTTCATCCTGTTTTTCTTACTTTAAACGAATCAGTTTTGTCTCTTAGAATCTACATTGGTTGCTTTGGAATTGG GCTTGTGGCTGAAGTTGGGAGGTTTTTAAGTGAGGGACAGGTCACTATGGGAGGAGGTGATATTAATGCTTCTAAGGAAGCGGCCAGCAAAGACGTCGGTGATGCTGTCACCGTCAGTATCAGTTGTTCATCCGGCTCCAAATTCTCCGTTCAGACCAACCTGGATTCCACCGTCGATTCTTTTAAGGCACTTCTGGCGCGAAACTGCGGTGTTCCCGCCGATCAACAGCGTTTGATTTATAAAGGTCGGATCTTGAAGGACGATCAAACCCTTCGAAGCTACG GTTTGGAGGCAGATCACACTGTCCACTTGGTTCGTTCTGTTGCACCAAGAGCGCCACCGCCGACAACCAATGCAGCTGGGTCAATTGGTTCCGGTGCTTTGAACACTTCTCAAACAAATACAACAGCTGTTGACTTAGATGATGCTGGGGCATTGGGAGCCGGAGGGGCTGGTCTAGGTGCTTCACTGTTTCCTGGACTTGGTGACAGTGCTGGTTTATTTGGAGCTGGGCTCCCAAATTTTGAACAATTACAACAGCAATTGACTCGAAACCCCAACATTATGAGGGAAATATCGAACATTCCTGCTGTTCAGAATTTGATGAATAATCCTGAGATACTGTATAACTTGATCATGAACAATCCTCAAACGCGAGAGATAATTGACCGAAATCCTGAGCTTGCACACATACTTAATGATCCAAGTGTTCTCCGTCAAACATTTGAAGCTGCAAGAAACCCTGAGCTCATGCGTGAAGTGATGAGGAATACGGACAGAGCAATGAGCAATATTGAATCATCACCTGAAGGATTTAACATGCTTCGCCGTATGTATGAAACTGTTCAAGAGCCTCTCCTGAATGCAACTACCATGACTGGGACTACTGGAAATGGTGGTTCAAACCTGTTTTCTTCCCTCCTGGGAACTCAAGGGGGAAACCAAGCCAGAGATGGGTCAACTAACCATTCCACCTCTGATTCTGGAACGACTCCCAATGCCAATCCACTGCCAAACCCTTGGTCTTCTTCTGAAG CTGGAGGTTCCCAAACTAACACAAGAAGGTCAGATCCCGGTGCGGATGCTAGGCCACAGGCACCTGCTGGTTTAGGTGGTCCGGGTCTTCCAGCGTTTGAAGGCTTGTTTGGTGCTATGCAGGATTCTAATTCACTGAATCAGTTGATGCAAAATCCAGCTATTTCACAAATGATGCGAAGCCTCCTGTCCAGTCCTCAGTACTTGAACCAG GTTCTTAGTCTCAGTCCTCAACTTCAAAACATGCTTGGATCTAATTCTCAACCAAGAGAAACGATGCAGAACTCTCAATTTCTTCGTCAGTTGACTTCTCCTGAGATGATGCAG CAACTATTGACTTTGCAGCAGACTCTTTTTTCACAACTTAGTCGGCCACAGTCAACCCA GGAGCCTGCCCAGACTGGTGGAGGTGCAG CGACATTTCATTCCGTCCTCATGAAGGATGTCTTCCAGATTTTGATAGCTCATCTATGCTCACTTTGCTTGTTCCAATTCAATAGAAGGGGGGAAGACaagaaacaaattttattttactag
- the LOC107943725 gene encoding G2/mitotic-specific cyclin-2 isoform X2 produces the protein MERISDENNPNLTKPTNFQGCRKFGQEIKHNRRALSVINHNLVGAKAYPCVVNKRGLSQRNECIENKQLDPVHRPITRKFAAQISSTSQRHCPEETKKLKPSVPSSNEFGDCIFIDVEENKTSLDQPVPMFLEETEVASEVEMEDIIIEEPIVDIDGCDRKNPFAVVEYVEDLHAYYKNMEKFSCVSPNYMDQQSDVNEKMRAILIDWLIEVHDKFDLMGETLFLTVNLIDRFLSQQTVMRKKLQLVGLVAMLLACKYEEVSVPVVGDLILISDKAYSRKEVLEMERLMLNTLQFNMSFPTPYVFMKRFLKAAQSDKKLELLSFFLIELALVEYEMLKFQPSLLAAAAIYTAQCSLNGYKQWSKTCEWHSSYTEDQLLECSRLMVGFHEKAATGKLTGVHRKYCTSKFGYTAKCEAAKFLLQTQQQP, from the exons ATGGAACGTATATCTGATGAGAACAATCCTAATCTCACCAAACCCACAAATTTTCAAG GTTGCAGAAAATTTGGACAAGAGATCAAACACAACAGGAGAGCTTTAAGTGTGATTAATCACAACTTAGTAGGAGCTAAAGCATACCCTTGTGTTGTTAATAAGAGAGGCTTATCACA aAGAAATGAATGTATTGAAAACAAGCAGCTTGATCCTGTTCATAGACCTATTACCAG GAAGTTTGCTGCTCAAATTTCCAGTACCAGTCAACGGCATTGCCCCGAG GAAACTAAGAAGCTGAAACCATCAGTTCCAAGCTCAAATGAGTTTGGTGATTGTATATTCATAGATGTGGAAGAAAACAAGACATCCTTAGACCAACCAGTACCTATGTTCTTAGAAGAAACAGAAGTGGCATCGGAAGTGGAAATGGAAGATATAATAATTGAAGAACCAATTGTTGATATCGATGGTTGTGATAGAAAGAATCCGTTCGCAGTTGTTGAATATGTTGAAGATTTGCATGCTTATTACAAAAACATGGAG AAATTTAGTTGTGTTTCACCTAATTACATGGACCAACAATCTGATGTTAACGAGAAAATGAGGGCTATTTTGATTGACTGGCTTATTGAG GTGCACGACAAATTTGACCTCATGGGGGAGACATTATTTCTTACAGTTAATCTCATAGACAGATTTTTGTCTCAACAAACAGTGATGAGAAAAAAGCTTCAACTGGTTGGATTAGTTGCTATGCTCTTAGCATGCAAGTACGAGGAGGTTTCTGTTCCTGTTGTAggagatttaatccttatatctGATAAAGCTTATTCTAGGAAAGAAGTTCTCGAAATG GAGAGATTAATGCTCAACACATTACAATTCAACATGTCTTTCCCAACACCATATGTTTTCATGAAGAGGTTCCTTAAGGCAGCTCAATCCGACAAGAAGCTTGAACTTCtgtctttctttttaattgaaCTTGCCTTAGTGGAATATGAAATGCTTAAATTCCAACCATCACTACTAGCAGCGGCGGCAATCTACACTGCTCAATGCAGTCTAAATGGGTACAAACAATGGAGCAAGACATGCGAGTGGCATAGCAGCTACACAGAAGATCAACTACT AGAATGTTCAAGGTTGATGGTTGGTTTCCATGAAAAAGCAGCAACAGGGAAACTAACAGGGGTACATAGAAAGTACTGTAC ATCCAAGTTCGGATACACAGCAAAATGTGAAGCTGCAAAATTTTTATTACAGACCCAACAACAACCATAG
- the LOC107943728 gene encoding ubiquitin domain-containing protein DSK2b isoform X1, which produces MDRYIIYFKPFVTVFVVHPVFLTLNESVLSLRIYIGCFGIGLVAEVGRFLSEGQVTMGGGDINASKEAASKDVGDAVTVSISCSSGSKFSVQTNLDSTVDSFKALLARNCGVPADQQRLIYKGRILKDDQTLRSYGLEADHTVHLVRSVAPRAPPPTTNAAGSIGSGALNTSQTNTTAVDLDDAGALGAGGAGLGASLFPGLGDSAGLFGAGLPNFEQLQQQLTRNPNIMREISNIPAVQNLMNNPEILYNLIMNNPQTREIIDRNPELAHILNDPSVLRQTFEAARNPELMREVMRNTDRAMSNIESSPEGFNMLRRMYETVQEPLLNATTMTGTTGNGGSNLFSSLLGTQGGNQARDGSTNHSTSDSGTTPNANPLPNPWSSSEAGGSQTNTRRSDPGADARPQAPAGLGGPGLPAFEGLFGAMQDSNSLNQLMQNPAISQMMRSLLSSPQYLNQVLSLSPQLQNMLGSNSQPRETMQNSQFLRQLTSPEMMQQLLTLQQTLFSQLSRPQSTQEPAQTGGGAGTLNMGLEALMTMFSGLGTGSLGVPNRLDVPPEQLYATQLSQLQEMGFIDTRENIQALIASAGNVHGAVERLLGNPGQ; this is translated from the exons ATGGATCGCTATATCATCTACTTTAAACCATTTGTAACAGTCTTTGTTGTTCATCCTGTTTTTCTTACTTTAAACGAATCAGTTTTGTCTCTTAGAATCTACATTGGTTGCTTTGGAATTGG GCTTGTGGCTGAAGTTGGGAGGTTTTTAAGTGAGGGACAGGTCACTATGGGAGGAGGTGATATTAATGCTTCTAAGGAAGCGGCCAGCAAAGACGTCGGTGATGCTGTCACCGTCAGTATCAGTTGTTCATCCGGCTCCAAATTCTCCGTTCAGACCAACCTGGATTCCACCGTCGATTCTTTTAAGGCACTTCTGGCGCGAAACTGCGGTGTTCCCGCCGATCAACAGCGTTTGATTTATAAAGGTCGGATCTTGAAGGACGATCAAACCCTTCGAAGCTACG GTTTGGAGGCAGATCACACTGTCCACTTGGTTCGTTCTGTTGCACCAAGAGCGCCACCGCCGACAACCAATGCAGCTGGGTCAATTGGTTCCGGTGCTTTGAACACTTCTCAAACAAATACAACAGCTGTTGACTTAGATGATGCTGGGGCATTGGGAGCCGGAGGGGCTGGTCTAGGTGCTTCACTGTTTCCTGGACTTGGTGACAGTGCTGGTTTATTTGGAGCTGGGCTCCCAAATTTTGAACAATTACAACAGCAATTGACTCGAAACCCCAACATTATGAGGGAAATATCGAACATTCCTGCTGTTCAGAATTTGATGAATAATCCTGAGATACTGTATAACTTGATCATGAACAATCCTCAAACGCGAGAGATAATTGACCGAAATCCTGAGCTTGCACACATACTTAATGATCCAAGTGTTCTCCGTCAAACATTTGAAGCTGCAAGAAACCCTGAGCTCATGCGTGAAGTGATGAGGAATACGGACAGAGCAATGAGCAATATTGAATCATCACCTGAAGGATTTAACATGCTTCGCCGTATGTATGAAACTGTTCAAGAGCCTCTCCTGAATGCAACTACCATGACTGGGACTACTGGAAATGGTGGTTCAAACCTGTTTTCTTCCCTCCTGGGAACTCAAGGGGGAAACCAAGCCAGAGATGGGTCAACTAACCATTCCACCTCTGATTCTGGAACGACTCCCAATGCCAATCCACTGCCAAACCCTTGGTCTTCTTCTGAAG CTGGAGGTTCCCAAACTAACACAAGAAGGTCAGATCCCGGTGCGGATGCTAGGCCACAGGCACCTGCTGGTTTAGGTGGTCCGGGTCTTCCAGCGTTTGAAGGCTTGTTTGGTGCTATGCAGGATTCTAATTCACTGAATCAGTTGATGCAAAATCCAGCTATTTCACAAATGATGCGAAGCCTCCTGTCCAGTCCTCAGTACTTGAACCAG GTTCTTAGTCTCAGTCCTCAACTTCAAAACATGCTTGGATCTAATTCTCAACCAAGAGAAACGATGCAGAACTCTCAATTTCTTCGTCAGTTGACTTCTCCTGAGATGATGCAG CAACTATTGACTTTGCAGCAGACTCTTTTTTCACAACTTAGTCGGCCACAGTCAACCCA GGAGCCTGCCCAGACTGGTGGAGGTGCAG gaacGCTCAACATGGGTTTGGAAGCACTGATGACCATGTTTAGCGGACTTGGAACTGGCAGCTTGGGTGTTCCTAATAGATTAGATG TACCTCCAGAGCAACTATACGCCACCCAGTTGTCCCAACTTCAAGAAATGGGTTTCATTGACACTCGAGAAAATATTCAGGCATTAATAGCCAGTGCAGGAAATGTTCATGGTGCGGTGGAACGGTTACTGGGAAATCCTGGTCAGTAA
- the LOC107943725 gene encoding G2/mitotic-specific cyclin-2 isoform X1 encodes MERISDENNPNLTKPTNFQGCRKFGQEIKHNRRALSVINHNLVGAKAYPCVVNKRGLSQRNECIENKQLDPVHRPITRKFAAQISSTSQRHCPEETKKLKPSVPSSNEFGDCIFIDVEENKTSLDQPVPMFLEETEVASEVEMEDIIIEEPIVDIDGCDRKNPFAVVEYVEDLHAYYKNMEKFSCVSPNYMDQQSDVNEKMRAILIDWLIEVHDKFDLMGETLFLTVNLIDRFLSQQTVMRKKLQLVGLVAMLLACKYEEVSVPVVGDLILISDKAYSRKEVLEMERLMLNTLQFNMSFPTPYVFMKRFLKAAQSDKKLELLSFFLIELALVEYEMLKFQPSLLAAAAIYTAQCSLNGYKQWSKTCEWHSSYTEDQLLECSRLMVGFHEKAATGKLTGVHRKYCTSKFGYTAKCEAAKFLLQTQQQP; translated from the exons ATGGAACGTATATCTGATGAGAACAATCCTAATCTCACCAAACCCACAAATTTTCAAG GTTGCAGAAAATTTGGACAAGAGATCAAACACAACAGGAGAGCTTTAAGTGTGATTAATCACAACTTAGTAGGAGCTAAAGCATACCCTTGTGTTGTTAATAAGAGAGGCTTATCACA aAGAAATGAATGTATTGAAAACAAGCAGCTTGATCCTGTTCATAGACCTATTACCAG GAAGTTTGCTGCTCAAATTTCCAGTACCAGTCAACGGCATTGCCCCGAG GAAACTAAGAAGCTGAAACCATCAGTTCCAAGCTCAAATGAGTTTGGTGATTGTATATTCATAGATGTGGAAGAAAACAAGACATCCTTAGACCAACCAGTACCTATGTTCTTAGAAGAAACAGAAGTGGCATCGGAAGTGGAAATGGAAGATATAATAATTGAAGAACCAATTGTTGATATCGATGGTTGTGATAGAAAGAATCCGTTCGCAGTTGTTGAATATGTTGAAGATTTGCATGCTTATTACAAAAACATGGAG AAATTTAGTTGTGTTTCACCTAATTACATGGACCAACAATCTGATGTTAACGAGAAAATGAGGGCTATTTTGATTGACTGGCTTATTGAG GTGCACGACAAATTTGACCTCATGGGGGAGACATTATTTCTTACAGTTAATCTCATAGACAGATTTTTGTCTCAACAAACAGTGATGAGAAAAAAGCTTCAACTGGTTGGATTAGTTGCTATGCTCTTAGCATGCAAGTACGAGGAGGTTTCTGTTCCTGTTGTAggagatttaatccttatatctGATAAAGCTTATTCTAGGAAAGAAGTTCTCGAAATG GAGAGATTAATGCTCAACACATTACAATTCAACATGTCTTTCCCAACACCATATGTTTTCATGAAGAGGTTCCTTAAGGCAGCTCAATCCGACAAGAAGCTTGAACTTCtgtctttctttttaattgaaCTTGCCTTAGTGGAATATGAAATGCTTAAATTCCAACCATCACTACTAGCAGCGGCGGCAATCTACACTGCTCAATGCAGTCTAAATGGGTACAAACAATGGAGCAAGACATGCGAGTGGCATAGCAGCTACACAGAAGATCAACTACT AGAATGTTCAAGGTTGATGGTTGGTTTCCATGAAAAAGCAGCAACAGGGAAACTAACAGGGGTACATAGAAAGTACTGTACATCCAAGTTCGGATACACAGCAAAATGTGAAGCTGCAAAATTTTTATTACAGACCCAACAACAACCATAG
- the LOC107943729 gene encoding catalase isozyme 2: MDPYKFRPSSSFDSPFWTTNSGAPVWNNNSSLTVGARGPILLEDYHLVEKLANFDRERIPERVVHARGASAKGFFEVTHDISQLTCADFLRAPGVQTPLIVRFSTVIHERGSPETLRDPRGFAVKFYTREGNFDLVGNNFPVFFIRDGMKFPDMVHALKPNPKSHIQENWRILDFFSHHPESLHMFTFLFDDIGVPQDYRHMDGSGVHTYTLINKAGKSHYVKFHWKPTCGVKSLLEDEAIRVGGANHSHATQDLYDSIAAGNYPEWKLFIQIMDPLHEDRFDFDPLDVTKTWPEDIFPLQPVGRMVLNKNIDNFFAENEQLAFCPSLIVPGIYYSDDKLLQTRIFSYSDTQRHRLGPNYLQLPANAPKCAHHNNHHEGFMNFMHRDEEVNYFPSRYDPVRHAEKHPIPSTVLSGKREKCIIGKENNFKQPGERYRSFSADRQERFINRWIDALSDPRVTHEIRSIWISYWSQADKSLGQKIASRLNVRPSI; the protein is encoded by the exons ATGGATCCTTACAAG TTTCGTCCTTCTAGTTCCTTTGATTCCCCGTTCTGGACTACCAATTCTGGTGCTCCAGTTTGGAACAATAACTCATCACTTACTGTGGGAGCAAGAG GTCCAATTCTCCTTGAAGACTATCATTTGGTGGAGAAGCTAGCTAATTTCGACAGAGAACGCATACCTGAACGTGTTGTTCATGCTAGAGGAGCCAGTGCGAAAGGGTTCTTTGAGGTCACTCATGATATATCTCAGCTCACATGTGCTGATTTCCTTCGTGCCCCTGGAGTGCAGACCCCGCTCATTGTTAGATTCTCCACGGTTATTCATGAACGTGGTAGTCCTGAAACTTTGAGAGACCCCCGAGGTTTCGCTGTGAAATTTTACACTCGAGAG GGAAATTTTGATCTCGTGGGGAACAATTTCCCTGTGTTTTTCATCCGTGACGGAATGAAGTTCCCTGATATGGTCCATGCTCTTAAACCAAACCCGAAGTCCCACATTCAGGAAAACTGGAGGATTCTGGACTTCTTTTCGCACCATCCCGAAAGCTTGCACATGTTCACCTTCCTGTTTGATGACATCGGTGTTCCACAGGATTATAGGCACATGGATGGCTCTGGTGTTCATACCTACACACTAATCAACAAGGCTGGGAAGTCACACTATGTGAAATTCCATTGGAAACCCACTTGTGGTGTAAAATCTTTGTTGGAGGATGAAGCCATAAGAGTAGGTGGTGCGAATCACAGTCATGCCACACAAGATCTTTATGACTCGATTGCAGCCGGAAACTACCCTGAATGGAAACTGTTCATTCAAATAATGGATCCTCTTCATGAGGATAGGTTTGATTTTGACCCACTTGATGTAACCAAGACATGGCCAGAGGACATCTTCCCATTGCAGCCGGTGGGTCGAATGGTGTTAAACAAGAACATCGATAACTTCTTTGCTGAGAACGAGCAATTAGCCTTCTGCCCTTCCCTCATTGTCCCTGGCATCTATTATTCAGATGATAAGTTGCTTCAAACTAGAATCTTCTCCTATTCTGACACTCAAAGGCACCGTCTTGGACCAAATTATCTGCAGCTTCCAGCTAATGCTCCCAAATGTGCTCATCACAATAATCACCATGAAggttttatgaattttatgcatagAGATGAGGAG gtGAACTACTTCCCTTCGAGGTACGATCCTGTTCGCCATGCTGAGAAGCACCCTATTCCTAGCACCGTTTTGAGCGGCAAAAGAGAGAAG TGCATTATTGGGAAGGAGAACAACTTTAAGCAGCCTGGGGAACGATACCGGTCCTTTTCAGCTGAcag GCAAGAACGGTTTATTAATCGCTGGATTGATGCCTTGTCTGATCCAAGGGTCACACACGAGATCCGCAGCATTTGGATCTCATACTGGTCTCAG GCTGACAAATCTTTGGGTCAAAAGATTGCTTCTCGCCTCAATGTTAGACCAAGCATTTGA